Below is a genomic region from Seriola aureovittata isolate HTS-2021-v1 ecotype China chromosome 23, ASM2101889v1, whole genome shotgun sequence.
gCTTATTGCTTtcaaaaattatatataaagaAATTCTTAATGAATTCATCAGTACCCCATTCTTTTACCAccaatcacacacatttacccACCCACTatcaaaccacaaaaaaataaaatacaaacatccAAGAACCTGAATCTGAGTTATAAAAACCACTGAGCAAGGatatcaacacacactcatgcaaatGCAAACAATTTGATTAGAGGTATGAATTAAAAAAGGGATACACGACAAATAAAATTTCTTCATGTGAAGATTGCAGTGAAACAGACTGTGTGCTAATGCAAAAATCAGTGCATAATATCGAACCGCTACCTTCAGACATTTGGTGAGACATGCTTTTACTGAATGCTTGCTGACTATTGCAACATTTCCCCCGGTCTTTGGCTTGTATGGAgaacaacatgatgatgatgtactGTGAGAGTAAAAAGAAGACCTCGACAGGCACTTAAAACTACTTGGATATTGTAATGTTTCCAGCACATGGCAAGCTTTGTTTACGTACAGCTTGAGCTAAGTGGCTGCCAAGTATTATAGACGGTGGCAACCACACTATGCTAGCATTGTTATGCACTGAATCATCTTCTTCAGTTAAAGAATTCAATAAATCTCTATTCAGTACCATAGATTTACAGCAAAATCGCCAGTGATGTGTCAAGTGTTAACTAGCTGTATGCCAAAAGTACGCTGATCTGCTTGTGTTTGGGTTGCTTGTTAAGACCTTACTATGTCAGCTGCAGCACTAACATGATAAGTATAAATCACAAATGATTTTGTCAGCAGTATAAAATGAACAATGTATTCAAAAGTCATTTGTGCCAATGCTTTGTAAGTGCTATGGTTGATACAGCAGGTTTATGCTAAACAGTCCGATTTTAAGGAATAGGACGATATTCTgggaaaatacacttattcacgCTCTTCTCAGAATGTCAGACTACTCCTTTAAGATCAATAGAGAGGTTTAAGTGATCTTTGAGGACAGTATGTGAGTTCACAACATGTCATGATATTAATTGACTTTGTAATGTTTGTTATACGCAGAGAAACAACTTGATTATACAACAGATTTGATCACGACAGATACAGCCTAAGATTATTATTGTTGACTTGTTTCTAAATTTGGATTATTGCACCATGGTATCAGGAATTGTTAACTGTCTGCTTGTTATCACACATCTTCGTAACCGGTTGGTTGAGTGTCATCATTATTCAAGTTATCAACTTTGTTCTGTGGCCATGCTTCATAAAACATCACTTCATAGGTAAAACGATCACAGAACAAAGCAAGGAAACATTCATGAATCATCATATGATCACCATTTAAAGATCCCTTCACTATTCACATGAAATTTGCCAACTGGAAGATCAGCAACCAGAAAATATAACGAAAAAGCAATGCTCATGcgtaacaaataaaaaaaaaggacagagctaaaagaaacaaGGCACAAACTTTATACAAAAAATGCCTTTCTAACAGACACACTGGAGTTACCCTAGCTCTGTCTGTAGTTGATTAAAGGTCAGTAGTAAAGGCTCTTTTGATTAAAGTAACCTGAGAGGGGTCCCTTTTGCCAGCTGCTTTCAGGTGCAGACTTCCATCCTTCTGATGCACTTAGCCATTAAAAGTGTTTTCCAAATGCTGAAAGTAGCAGTCACAGTGAgtaaaaaagcaacattttccCGTCAATCCCAAAGGTGTTTCTTGACCCTGTTTACTGCCAGTCTGGGTCTTGTAGAgaaaggcaaaagaaaacaaaaatattaaaataaataaaaccaaaaaaaaaaaaaaaaaaaaaaaaaaagcttccagTATCCACTGACAAACCAACACTGCTGCCCAGTTCCCATAGCACAAAAGAGGACGGTGAAGGCGAGCAGATGGATTCTTTAAGTGTGTATACAGTGTTTCATCATGGCAGCCCGTACCATCTGTGCAGGCAGGAGGTAGTGTAGCGCTACCGACCTACACGTGGGCACGGGAGTGGTGGCTGGCTTGGAGCGGCTGCCTGTTTCGGAGCGGGAGGAACCACAGGAGTTTCCAGCGAGTGCCGCAAACTTCAGCTAGTGCCCACTGCCAGGATCTCTTTGAGCCGTATCTGCAAagaagagagaacagaaaagGTAATCATTCATGTTGAAATGTGTATTATGCGagcattttaaaggaatagttcaacattttggatgatatgcttattttctttctagATGAAACCactgataccactttcatatcTCTGCTTAACATTAAGTTGGAGCCAGCGGCTGGTTAGCTTAGATTAGTTTAGTgtgaagactggaaacagactGGAAGCACACTCACATTTCATTTGAGAACTGAGCCATTTTCTCAATGGTGGTAGTATCCTGTTAGGGGCAGAAAGCAAAGGTCAATGCAATATGGGTGGATCATTTCACCATCATGATGATTCAGGGCCTTGATTAAAGTGTCACATGATCAGCCAAAAACAGCATGCATTACATTTATGTGTTCTCCTGCCCCTGTTGACGGCTCCATCGATCGGAAACTTTTATCTAAATCAAAGTTTGCCGTTTCCCATCTGATCATGGAGGCTACGTACAGATGTTTCAAACATTACAGCTTTGCCAAAATGCTTGAAGAAAGCTTGTAAACTACTTTGGCttataataaaacaattttgTTATGTCACCAAAGATATTATGAATGCAATTCTTCATATCTTGCAGGTAAATGTGGTCACTGACGGGATGTCCAAACACACttgcacgcacactcacacacacagcctgaccCCAGACTTTCTCTCGTTTCTTCTCTATTGATCCCTGCATTACTGGcattgattgttttatttttatgtcaagCCGTTCTGACTGAAGGTTAGTGAGCTGCTGCCTTGCTTGTCTTTGAAAAGACAAAGCCTGCTTTAAACAGGACAAACATACTAAATGATACGACCATCATGCTTATGTTTCAGATCCTacaaaatgacattaaacaGTTACATGAGCTTGGAAATGTTTGCTACACTCTGTTAAGAGAAGACAAAATTACATTAACATCATTGGAGCAGCAAATGTCATTTGAATCTAGATAATAAGTcctctggtcattattcagTACTCACAGACAGGATGCCCGTCATCTGTGTATAAAACAAGCTGGTCATGCCACCGAACATGACCACACCCATGAGCGCTGAGACTCGCAGCAGAGCCAGTTCATGGCGTGTCATAAACTTCTCCtggcagaggaagacagaaggaCAACTCATTGATGTTCAGTGCTTTTATCTCAGTCAAATATTAACTTGTACATTTTACTAGTGcatttaaaaagcatttaaCACACGTATTGTGGCAAAGGTGACACATCAGCTTTAAGATaaccaaataaaaacagcaacagtccAAACTgctacacacatgtacacaaatgTAGACATTTTTCTGTGAACTGAGGATATCTGTTACTTATATTGCAGTGGAACGTACCTGGTCTAGTCCTGTCAGTGGCTGGAAGTAATAGTATTGGCAGAAGTCCAACACCAGGGTGAACAAACTTAGGACCTGAGCGTAgaaacagagctgcaggaaaagCCAGTGGTTGTCTTCTCCCACGCAGTTATTGATCCTGGAAATAAACTGATCTTGTATCAATTTTGTTAACATTCATATATGATATGATACAATATAATCTATCTGCATGTGCAGAAAAACAATATGTTGTGAGGATATTCATCTTTCATTCTGTCAatatttgtgaaaaaataatcagtttcCCACaattattgaaaacaaaatggataGCACAAGGTTCATTATACAAAGAAGAAGACAGGTCATTACTGGTGTAAACTAGAAAACGTCTCTTGATATATTATAAGCTACATTAACCTTACCACTAATTTGAATACAAGCGTGCAATCAGAAGCTGTGAGATGTGATATGTATCAGTACAGAGTATACTCTCACCAAGGACAGTGGTGGTCCATCCTGCGTACACAGTGGCCACAACGACTGCAGTGGTGGGACCTTTTAGGTCTCATTAAGTTGCACTTATTGCACAGCTCCCAGTGCTCTCGCTCTGTgacataaagacaaagatgacaAAGTGACACAGTGATAATAACCTTTAAACGTATCGATGTCATCTAAGAAtagatgttgctgttttttgaACATGTATggacaaacagtaaaaacatgcACTATCGGACACATTGGAACAATAATAGGGGACAAGTTTTAGCTTTATAAGAAGTGGTAAAGCAGTGAGGAAGTAAGGTGAGCTTTTCTGTTTCCGCACCAGAGTGAGGTATGTGGGGGTCCACAGGAAGACGCCCGGGATCTGCTGTCGAAGCTCTGACGAGGGCCGCTATGCAGAGTGCTGATGCTATGTAATAACCTGaggaaatacaaaatgtttaatttacttGAACAGTGTGATACACACACTTCCATCCAAAATCACTATACTGCATGTTTTAAAGGAGTACTCCtataataattgtattttttgtctgtGGTTTTACCAGAAATTCTCATGACTTTCAGCAGCCCCTCAGAAATAGGTTAGACACTTCCTTTCTTAATCTCTCATGTGTCAACAAG
It encodes:
- the zdhhc21 gene encoding palmitoyltransferase ZDHHC21; the protein is MKLRLHFVVDPMGWLCISMVFGIWLYNTFFIPKLVLLPHYNEGHIPWATVVCYYIASALCIAALVRASTADPGRLPVDPHIPHSEREHWELCNKCNLMRPKRSHHCSRCGHCVRRMDHHCPWINNCVGEDNHWLFLQLCFYAQVLSLFTLVLDFCQYYYFQPLTGLDQEKFMTRHELALLRVSALMGVVMFGGMTSLFYTQMTGILSDTTTIEKMAQFSNEIYGSKRSWQWALAEVCGTRWKLLWFLPLRNRQPLQASHHSRAHV